The following coding sequences are from one Streptomyces dengpaensis window:
- a CDS encoding PLP-dependent aminotransferase family protein, with protein sequence MAHWTSAVGAAQLARLLTSQQERPAGPGTRRPPAYRALADGIRLLVLEGRVPVAARLPAERELALSLSVSRTTVAAAYEALRAEGFLESRRGAGSWTAVPAGNPLPARGLEPLPPEALGSMIDLGTAALPAPEPWLTRAVQGALEELPPYAHTHGDYPAGLPALRSMIAERYTVRGIPTMPEQIMVTTGAMGAMDAICHLFAGRGERIAVESPSYANILQLMREAGARLVPVAMAEGLAGWDMDRWRQVLREAAPRLAYVVADFHNPTGALADEEQRRGLVDAARSAGTVLVVDETMSELHLEEGQHMPRRVCSFDAAGSTVITVGSASKAFWAGMRIGWVRAAPDVIRSLVAARAYADLGTPVLEQLAVNWLLSTGGWEQAVDIRRDQARDNRDALVAAVRRELPGWEFSVPKGGLTLWVRTGGLSGSRLAEVGERVGVRVPSGPRFGVDGAFEGYVRLPFTVGGAVAEEAAVRLAAAARLVETGVNGGSETPRTFVA encoded by the coding sequence ATGGCGCATTGGACTTCGGCGGTGGGGGCCGCGCAGCTGGCCCGGCTCCTCACCTCCCAGCAGGAGCGCCCTGCGGGCCCTGGCACCCGCCGCCCGCCGGCCTATCGCGCGCTCGCCGACGGCATTCGGCTGCTGGTGCTCGAAGGACGGGTGCCGGTGGCCGCGCGGCTGCCCGCCGAGCGGGAGCTCGCGCTGTCCCTGTCCGTCAGCCGTACGACCGTCGCCGCGGCCTACGAGGCACTCCGGGCCGAGGGGTTCCTCGAGTCCCGCCGCGGAGCGGGCAGTTGGACCGCCGTGCCGGCCGGGAACCCGCTGCCCGCGCGGGGCCTGGAACCCCTGCCGCCCGAGGCCCTCGGATCCATGATCGACCTCGGCACCGCGGCACTGCCCGCACCCGAGCCATGGCTCACTCGCGCCGTTCAGGGCGCCCTGGAGGAACTGCCGCCGTACGCGCACACGCACGGCGACTATCCCGCCGGGCTGCCCGCGCTGCGCTCGATGATCGCCGAGCGGTACACCGTGCGCGGCATCCCGACGATGCCCGAGCAGATCATGGTGACCACGGGCGCGATGGGCGCGATGGATGCGATCTGCCATCTGTTCGCGGGGCGTGGTGAGCGCATCGCGGTGGAGTCACCTTCCTACGCCAACATCCTCCAGCTGATGCGCGAGGCCGGGGCCCGGCTGGTGCCCGTCGCCATGGCCGAGGGCCTCGCCGGGTGGGACATGGACCGCTGGCGCCAGGTCCTGCGGGAGGCGGCGCCGCGTCTCGCGTACGTCGTCGCCGACTTCCACAATCCGACCGGCGCCCTCGCCGATGAGGAGCAGCGGCGCGGGCTCGTGGACGCGGCGCGTTCCGCGGGCACGGTGCTGGTCGTCGACGAGACGATGAGCGAGCTGCACCTGGAGGAGGGGCAGCACATGCCGCGGCGTGTGTGCAGCTTCGACGCCGCGGGGTCGACCGTCATCACCGTCGGGTCCGCGAGCAAGGCCTTCTGGGCGGGGATGCGGATCGGCTGGGTGCGGGCCGCGCCGGATGTGATCCGCAGCCTGGTCGCCGCGCGCGCGTACGCCGACCTGGGCACGCCCGTGCTGGAGCAGCTCGCCGTGAACTGGCTGCTCAGCACCGGTGGCTGGGAGCAGGCCGTGGACATCCGGCGGGACCAGGCCCGCGACAACCGCGACGCCCTCGTCGCCGCGGTGCGGCGGGAGCTGCCCGGCTGGGAGTTCTCGGTGCCGAAGGGCGGGCTCACCCTGTGGGTGCGCACCGGTGGGCTGTCCGGCTCCCGGCTCGCCGAGGTGGGGGAGCGGGTGGGGGTGCGGGTGCCGTCCGGTCCTCGCTTCGGCGTGGACGGCGCCTTCGAGGGCTATGTGCGGCTGCCGTTCACCGTGGGCGGTGCGGTGGCCGAGGAGGCGGCGGTGCGCTTGGCCGCAGCGGCGCGGTTGGTGGAGACGGGCGTGAACGGCGGGAGCGAGACGCCGCGCACGTTTGTGGCGTAG